CAACCTCAAAAATGGTTCCATCAATTTTGTCGTTGCGCTCCATGTAAAATTCAAATATAGACCAAATCCGATGTATGGGCTTAGGAACTTGCGGCGTCACTAGAGTTGGAACTCGCTCCACGTTTTCTTCTTTGACTTCTTATTCAATCTTTACATTTTTAGTCCTCCTCCACTACCTCACTCCACGACAAGATCGCCACATGGACTCAAAATTATCTTTCCCCTCTAAAAAGGATGCTCGTTTTTCTGGACTCTTCTCCCCATTACAACACAAACCGCCCACTCAAAAGAAACACTACTCAGAGAGATCTAATTCAATAGCGAAGATGCAGATTCTGATTCTCTGCCTCTCAATCATTCTAACGGCAGCTCAGGGTGTTCACCAGAACACAACTTTCGTCTTCAACCACTTCAACACCACAACCACAATCAAATATGTTGCGGCTGCCTCCATACAATCCAACGCAATCCGCCTCACAAATCACTCCGAGCGCGTCATTGGCCGTGCCTATTTGGACAAGGCCGTCCCCATGAAAAGAAATGGCTCTGTAATCTCATTCAGCACAAGTTTCATATTCGCCATCGTCCCACATGCCCGCTCGGGCGGGGCCGACGGGCTCTGCTTCGTCATGACGCCCACCACCGCTCTCAAAGGCGCTTTCGCCACGCAGTACCTGGGCCTCCTCAACATATCCAGCGATGGTAAAGACTACAACCATCTTTTCGCTGTAGAATTCGACACAAGTCAGAGCATTGGCGTAGATAATAAGGACGGCAACCATGTGGGAATCGATCTCAACGGCGTCAAATCGTTGTTGGCTGAACCTGCTGGTTATTGGGAAGGGAACAGTTTGACGCCCATTAATCTGAAGAGCGGGCATAATATAAGGGCCTGGATCGACTATGACGGCGCTTCTAAACAGCTGGACATAAGTATTGCAGCAATTGGAGAGGCGAAGCCGCAGAAAGCCCTGGTGTCGAAGAAAGATTTGGATTTGGACGGTATTATAGAAGAGTACATGTACGTTGGGTTTTCTGCGTCTACAGGTAACGTCTTTTCCCTTGTACACTACCTAAggttcttgatttttcatcccTCTTTCTATAAAGATTACAATTGCACATCTAATAAAAGCTCAAAAATCTATTTTATTGCATGTCTATTACTCAGACGGAATACGTAGAGATAATGGTTGCTGTATCACAAGGAAAACAAATCTTGGCATAATAAATTGAGAATATAAAAATGTGTCCTCTTCGTTTTCAATAAATCTTTTTGTGATGTCTTCCAGGTTTTAATGATCTTAGATGTTAATGCAATCTTAGGTCTGGTATGTTTTGAAGATCTGAGATGTTAATGCAGTGTTCTTACATGTTTGGATATGTTTTTATGAATACATCAACATTTGTCTAGTCACATCTTAGCAGCATAAATTGAAATGATAAGTTTAGCCCGTACCCCACAACCACTATTCACATTCCAGTCAAAAAAGAGTGCTAACTTTTTCCTGTTCCCTCACCACCTAAGAATTAAAAAACTCCCAAAAGGCACTGCTGAGAAAAACGAGTTCAATGTTCTGGTGTCGAAGaaagatttggatttggatttttcaTCTTTCTTTCTGTAAAGATTGTAGTTGCGcgtc
The Cryptomeria japonica unplaced genomic scaffold, Sugi_1.0 HiC_scaffold_1968, whole genome shotgun sequence genome window above contains:
- the LOC131873539 gene encoding L-type lectin-domain containing receptor kinase IV.2-like; protein product: MGLGTCGVTRVGTRSTFSSLTSYSIFTFLVLLHYLTPRQDRHMDSKLSFPSKKDARFSGLFSPLQHKPPTQKKHYSERSNSIAKMQILILCLSIILTAAQGVHQNTTFVFNHFNTTTTIKYVAAASIQSNAIRLTNHSERVIGRAYLDKAVPMKRNGSVISFSTSFIFAIVPHARSGGADGLCFVMTPTTALKGAFATQYLGLLNISSDGKDYNHLFAVEFDTSQSIGVDNKDGNHVGIDLNGVKSLLAEPAGYWEGNSLTPINLKSGHNIRAWIDYDGASKQLDISIAAIGEAKPQKALVSKKDLDLDGIIEEYMYVGFSAST